A genomic window from Phoenix dactylifera cultivar Barhee BC4 chromosome 7, palm_55x_up_171113_PBpolish2nd_filt_p, whole genome shotgun sequence includes:
- the LOC120111344 gene encoding LOW QUALITY PROTEIN: probable sulfate transporter 3.5 (The sequence of the model RefSeq protein was modified relative to this genomic sequence to represent the inferred CDS: inserted 1 base in 1 codon), with amino-acid sequence MGTEEAPTKVNLSAETTFVASFRSHLKETFFPDDPFRQFKGLPACGIAWTALKYFVPMLGWAPSYTFAKFRYDLLAGITIASLAIPQGISYARLADLPPIIGLYSSFVPPLIYAILGSSNNLAVGTVAAASLLLASIISGEVSPSDNPQLYAQLCFTAAFFTGILQTALGFLRLGILVDFLSRSTITGFMGGTAIIIILQQLKGMLGLKNFTAKTDLISVMHSVFTYRHEWKWQSAVLGICFLCFLLLSRHLKTKVPRLFWVSAMAPLLVVVLGGIFAFVVHGDDHGIPTVGTLRKGLNPISITELKFQSQYLPTAMKAGLLSGFLALAEGIAVGRSLALLKNEQIDGNKEMIAFGMMNIAGSFFSCYLTTGPFSKSAVNFHAGCKTPMSNVVMAVCMMLVLLFLAPLFEHTPLVALSAIIVVAMIGLIEYKEIHHLFKVDKFDFCICMAAFLGVVLFNMVAGLASSVGLSVIRALLYVARPGACKLGNIRGTAMYRDIEQYPDSSSFPDILILQLGSPIYFANSGYLRERISRWVEDEENIIKKDGEDLLCXVLDIGGVTSIDNTGIGMLKEVYRILERRKIKMAITNPRSEVAVKLVSSNFINLIGQDQVFLSVRDAVTACRYALQESREMGEQA; translated from the exons ATGGGAACGGAGGAGGCCCCTACCAAGGTAAACTTATCGGCGGAGACGACGTTTGTTGCCTCTTTTAGATCCCATCTGAAAGAGACCTTCTTCCCCGACGACCCCTTCCGCCAGTTCAAAGGCCTCCCGGCATGCGGCATAGCATGGACCGCCCTCAAATATTTTGTTCCAATGCTTGGTTGGGCTCCCAGTTACACCTTCGCCAAGTTCCGGTACGACCTTCTCGCCGGTATCACCATCGCCAGCCTTGCGATCCCGCAAGGCATTAGCTATGCTCGCCTCGCCGATCTTCCTCCCATTATTGGCCTAT attctagtTTCGTGCCACCTTTGATCTATGCGATCTTGGGTAGTTCAAACAACCTCGCAGTCGGAACCGTTGCAGCAGCCTCATTGCTTCTTGCTTCAATCATTTCGGGTGAAGTCTCACCCTCTGACAATCCACAGTTATACGCTCAGTTATGCTTCACCGCGGCCTTCTTCACTGGAATTCTTCAAACAGCCTTGGGGTTCCTCAG GCTTGGGATATTGGTGGATTTCTTATCCCGGTCGACCATCACCGGATTCATGGGCGGGACGGCGATCATCATAATTCTGCAACAGCTCAAAGGCATGCTCGGATTAAAGAATTTCACAGCCAAGACTGATCTCATCTCCGTGATGCATTCGGTCTTCACGTACAGACATGAG TGGAAATGGCAGAGTGCAGTCCTTGGTATATGCTTTCTTTGCTTTCTACTTCTCAGCCGGCATCTG AAAACAAAAGTTCCAAGGCTATTCTGGGTCTCAGCAATGGCTCCTTTGCTGGTGGTGGTTCTGGGAGGTATTTTTGCTTTTGTTGTCCATGGGGACGATCATGGAATCCCTACA GTTGGCACTCTGAGAAAAGGACTCAATCCGATATCCATAACGGAATTAAAATTCCAGTCTCAATATCTACCTACGGCTATGAAAGCAGGATTGCTTTCGGGTTTCCTGGCACTAGCG GAAGGAATAGCTGTTGGAAGGAGCCTAGCATTGCTGAAAAATGAACAAATAGATGGGAACAAGGAAATGATAGCTTTTGGGATGATGAACATAGCTGGCTCTTTCTTTTCATGCTATCTCACAACTG GGCCCTTTTCTAAGTCGGCAGTTAATTTTCATGCGGGATGCAAGACACCGATGTCTAATGTGGTGATGGCAGTTTGCATGATGTTGGTGTTGCTATTCTTGGCTCCTCTCTTCGAACACACTCCTTTAGTGGCTCTATCAGCGATCATTGTAGTTGCCATGATTGGGCTTATTGAGTACAAGGAGATCCACCACCTCTTCAAGGTGGACAAGTTCGACTTCTGTATCTGCATGGCTGCTTTCCTTGGGGTTGTATTATTCAACATGGTTGCTGGTCTTGCATCATCT GTAGGTTTGTCAGTAATAAGAGCATTGTTATATGTGGCTAGGCCCGGTGCTTGCAAGCTTGGAAACATAAGAGGAACTGCAATGTATCGTGACATCGAGCAATATCCAGATTCATCCAGCTTCCCTGATATACTAATCCTACAACTGGGTTCCCCTATCTACTTTGCAAACTCTGGCTATCTAAGGGAAAG GATCTCAAGATGGGTAGAAGATGAAGAGaatatcatcaaaaaggatGGGGAAGATCTTCTGT GTGTTCTTGATATCGGTG GGGTGACATCTATTGACAACACTGGCATTGGGATGCTAAAGGAAGTCTACAGAATTCTCGAGAGAAGAAAAATTAAG ATGGCTATAACAAATCCAAGGTCAGAGGTGGCAGTGAAGCTGGTATCATCAAACTTTATCAACTTAATTGGACAGGATCAGGTGTTTCTCTCTGTCAGGGATGCAGTTACAGCCTGCCGCTATGCTCTTCAGGAATCAAGAGAAATGGGAGAGCAAGCATAG